Proteins from a single region of Aureibacter tunicatorum:
- the gldD gene encoding gliding motility lipoprotein GldD, translating to MPKIDKYLSVLIAIVFIMINACGSKDYYPKPKGYNRIELPEHAYKHMPDTLPYKFEISNQAQLIKDSSWNTQPYWTILSYPEHKAMVEFTYYPVNDDEKFLRSIITDAYTLTSKHQVKASAIEESIVQTPNGKTASISELEGEVPSQVQFFVTDSSKHFLRGALYFQTSTKNDSLAPVINYIKKDILHLLNTLQWKEEYATTS from the coding sequence ATGCCGAAAATTGACAAATATCTTTCTGTGCTTATAGCCATTGTTTTCATCATGATTAACGCTTGCGGTTCCAAAGACTATTATCCAAAACCTAAAGGCTATAATAGAATTGAACTGCCAGAGCATGCCTATAAGCATATGCCCGATACATTGCCGTATAAATTCGAAATATCAAATCAGGCTCAGTTGATCAAAGATTCTTCTTGGAACACTCAGCCCTATTGGACAATCTTAAGCTACCCGGAACACAAAGCAATGGTGGAATTCACTTATTACCCTGTAAATGATGATGAAAAATTTCTTAGGTCAATCATTACAGATGCTTATACGCTAACGTCAAAGCATCAAGTGAAAGCCTCGGCTATAGAAGAATCCATCGTGCAAACGCCTAATGGCAAAACAGCCTCTATTTCAGAGCTTGAAGGCGAAGTTCCTAGCCAAGTACAGTTCTTTGTCACTGATTCCAGCAAGCATTTCCTGAGAGGAGCTCTGTATTTTCAGACTTCCACGAAAAACGATTCTTTAGCTCCAGTAATTAATTATATCAAAAAAGATATTTTACACTTGCTAAATACGTTACAATGGAAAGAAGAGTATGCGACAACTTCATAA
- the recG gene encoding ATP-dependent DNA helicase RecG — MNHHFFETKIEFLKGVGPKKASVLNKEAGIFTYGDLLQYFPFRHEDRSQFHKVRDINEQMPYIQLKGTFKSLQTYGDGHKKRLVGQFHDDSGSIEVVWFKGIKWISQKIAVGIPYTIFGKPNVYGSKINLSHPEVEEINPNASNQNSPALSPVYNTTERMKNAFLDSKAIGKLTEALLSIMDGSVEENLPEGLLQHFNLIERSVALKNMHHPSSINWLNAAKSRLKFEELFFIQLQILKLKLFKSTNYKGQSLPETHMLNDFYKNHLPFELTGAQKRVIREAYEDMKSNKQMNRLIQGDVGSGKTMVAFICMLIAASNKSQSCLMAPTEILAGQHYEGLKEFSKKLGLNIALLTGSTRKKERDQIHTALESGTLNILIGTHALLEDKVKFQNLGLAVIDEQHRFGVAQRAKLWSKNKDFYPHMLVMTATPIPRTLAMTMYGDLDVSIIDELPAGRKPILTQHMHDKHRLKINSFIKSEIKKGRQIYIVYPLIEENEKLGLKDLMDGYESASRAFPEHHLSIVHGKMKPDAKEFEMQRFLKGETQIMVATTVIEVGVNVPNASVMVIENSERFGLAQLHQLRGRVGRGAEQSYCILVSKEKLSKEGKIRMETMVRTNNGFEIADTDLKLRGPGDLSGTQQSGIMDLLVADIVEDSDILKAARKSAQHILTKDPELSSPQNSPIKKHIDRKTNNSVNWSRIS, encoded by the coding sequence ATGAATCATCATTTTTTCGAAACCAAAATTGAATTTCTCAAAGGAGTCGGCCCAAAAAAAGCCAGCGTTCTTAACAAAGAAGCTGGCATATTCACTTACGGAGACCTTTTGCAATACTTTCCATTCAGGCATGAGGATCGGAGCCAATTTCACAAAGTGAGAGACATCAATGAACAAATGCCTTATATCCAACTTAAAGGGACATTCAAAAGCCTTCAAACGTATGGTGACGGACACAAGAAAAGATTGGTAGGCCAATTTCATGACGATTCCGGAAGCATAGAAGTTGTATGGTTCAAGGGTATAAAATGGATCAGCCAAAAAATAGCTGTCGGCATACCATACACTATCTTTGGCAAACCCAATGTATACGGCAGTAAAATCAATCTATCCCACCCAGAAGTAGAGGAAATCAATCCTAATGCCTCAAACCAGAACTCACCAGCTTTAAGTCCTGTCTATAATACGACCGAAAGGATGAAAAATGCTTTTCTGGATAGCAAGGCTATAGGAAAATTAACAGAAGCGCTACTATCCATCATGGATGGATCTGTCGAAGAAAATCTACCTGAAGGATTATTGCAGCATTTTAACCTGATTGAAAGAAGTGTCGCTCTAAAAAACATGCATCATCCCAGCTCGATCAATTGGTTGAATGCTGCCAAAAGCAGATTGAAGTTTGAAGAACTATTCTTTATTCAACTGCAAATTCTTAAGCTTAAACTTTTCAAAAGCACAAATTACAAGGGGCAGTCTTTGCCGGAAACGCATATGCTCAATGATTTTTATAAAAATCACCTGCCTTTTGAATTAACAGGAGCTCAAAAAAGAGTTATCAGGGAAGCTTACGAAGATATGAAATCCAACAAGCAAATGAATCGTTTGATTCAAGGAGATGTTGGTAGTGGTAAAACGATGGTTGCTTTTATTTGCATGCTAATAGCGGCAAGCAATAAAAGCCAATCATGCTTAATGGCTCCTACTGAAATTTTAGCAGGTCAACATTATGAAGGGCTTAAGGAGTTTTCTAAAAAACTTGGACTGAATATCGCCTTGCTTACTGGCTCTACCCGAAAAAAAGAGAGAGACCAAATACATACTGCTCTTGAATCCGGCACGCTTAACATACTTATTGGAACTCACGCCCTATTGGAAGACAAAGTCAAATTTCAAAATCTAGGTCTAGCTGTCATAGATGAACAACATAGATTTGGAGTTGCTCAACGTGCAAAATTGTGGTCAAAAAACAAAGATTTTTATCCTCATATGCTCGTTATGACAGCCACTCCAATACCGAGGACACTCGCCATGACAATGTATGGGGATTTGGATGTTTCCATTATAGACGAACTTCCCGCAGGCAGGAAGCCTATCCTTACCCAACATATGCATGATAAGCATCGACTAAAAATAAACTCGTTTATAAAAAGCGAAATAAAAAAAGGCCGTCAAATCTACATCGTTTATCCGCTTATAGAAGAAAACGAAAAATTAGGACTTAAAGATCTGATGGATGGTTACGAAAGCGCTTCCCGAGCATTTCCCGAGCACCATTTGAGTATAGTCCATGGCAAGATGAAGCCTGATGCTAAAGAATTTGAAATGCAACGTTTTCTGAAAGGCGAAACACAAATCATGGTAGCAACGACAGTCATAGAAGTAGGAGTAAACGTTCCCAATGCATCAGTCATGGTCATTGAAAACTCTGAAAGATTTGGCTTGGCCCAGCTTCATCAATTGAGAGGCAGAGTGGGTAGAGGCGCCGAGCAATCTTATTGCATACTAGTTTCCAAAGAAAAACTGAGCAAAGAAGGTAAAATCCGAATGGAAACAATGGTTCGCACCAATAATGGTTTTGAAATTGCGGACACAGACCTAAAACTCAGAGGGCCAGGTGACTTATCAGGTACCCAACAGAGCGGAATCATGGATTTGCTTGTCGCGGATATCGTCGAAGACTCTGATATTTTAAAAGCGGCAAGGAAATCAGCACAACACATTTTAACTAAAGACCCTGAGTTATCTTCGCCACAAAACTCTCCAATCAAAAAGCATATTGACAGAAAAACCAATAATAGCGTCAACTGGAGCAGAATTAGTTAA
- a CDS encoding M20/M25/M40 family metallo-hydrolase, translating to MKDQEKPQINNDIISMHEELISWRKELNKMPESSSHELNTTNFLEDKLKSFGMEVDRTSGSAGVVGIMKKGASHRSLALRVAINAYFDGEKLNHKAGHDGDMTILLGIARYMALHKEFDGTLYFIFQSSEDISSELKEASFQKWLLSKYSLDFIFGLHNVPFGIGTIVIEDVDLEGENLEVAQREAKSIARMVVEEDKILHEPKISAYSEDFNSYLSNTPGVFVGIGNGVNFIPHEERYQFNDFIIPLGVQYGVELSEHVLTNWVM from the coding sequence TCATCTCATGGAGGAAAGAGCTTAATAAAATGCCTGAGTCATCATCTCATGAATTAAATACTACTAATTTTCTTGAAGATAAATTGAAAAGCTTTGGAATGGAAGTCGATAGAACTTCAGGTTCCGCAGGTGTTGTTGGGATTATGAAAAAGGGAGCTTCGCATAGAAGCCTTGCTTTGAGAGTTGCCATAAACGCATATTTTGATGGCGAAAAGTTAAATCATAAAGCGGGGCATGATGGTGACATGACTATTCTTCTGGGAATCGCACGTTACATGGCATTGCACAAGGAGTTTGATGGCACATTGTATTTTATATTTCAATCATCGGAGGATATAAGTTCGGAGTTAAAAGAAGCTTCGTTTCAAAAATGGCTGTTGTCGAAATATTCACTGGACTTTATTTTTGGCTTGCATAATGTGCCTTTTGGAATAGGTACTATAGTGATTGAGGATGTAGACCTTGAGGGAGAAAATTTGGAAGTAGCTCAAAGAGAAGCCAAGTCTATAGCTCGCATGGTGGTAGAGGAAGACAAAATTCTTCATGAACCAAAAATTTCGGCATATAGCGAAGATTTCAATTCTTACTTGTCAAATACACCCGGAGTATTTGTAGGCATTGGCAATGGTGTGAATTTCATTCCTCATGAAGAACGTTATCAATTCAATGATTTTATCATTCCGTTAGGCGTACAGTATGGTGTGGAGCTGTCCGAACATGTGTTAACGAACTGGGTGATGTAG